The following proteins are co-located in the Castanea sativa cultivar Marrone di Chiusa Pesio chromosome 8, ASM4071231v1 genome:
- the LOC142607665 gene encoding LEAF RUST 10 DISEASE-RESISTANCE LOCUS RECEPTOR-LIKE PROTEIN KINASE-like 1.1 isoform X2 — translation MASVFLCVFFFISHLVLLYSAEGEEIHPPGCLAFVCGKVGKIGFPFANDTSPDCGFLLLHDCGDPHQMKTPKIKLERNGTLYDVESISQANTIQIKDPQLQSALRCESLNNFTLPSFPFISFQRIKANKILTLFKCNRSLNITPPTGSNRTNCSNYDIYYSPPHYNLTLTPPNCPIIELPLNLQSKSDDLFELLSVEIFIEVRVTEDCHECYIKGGQCKTDNEGKYCCTKGKINRVLVIGLATGCSALLIFLVVGVAIWVVYKKKHASQKLLSRTTYSDRSSRSDLEGGSVYFGIPVFSYTELEEATNNFDIEKELGDGGFGTVYYGKLHDGREVAVKRLYEHNYRRVEQFLNEVKILTRLHHKNLVSLYGCTSRHSRELLLVYEFVPNGTVADHIHGNRATPGSLKWATRLSIAIETASALAYLHASDIIHRDVKTNNILLDDNFCVKVADFGLSRLFPNDVTHVSTAPQGTPGYVDPEYHQCYQLTSKSDVYSFGVVLIELISSLPAVDMARHRHEINLANLAINKVEKCAFHELIDPHLGFESDNEVKRMTISVAELAFQCIQEDKEMRPSMDEVLEALKKIKSGNNDSEEKAYDDAGILNMQQTASPDCDEVGLLKTKQLPPPSPKDVTDNWTSRSTTPNASG, via the exons ATGGCTTCTGTCTTTctgtgtgttttcttttttatctcgCACCTTGTGTTGCTTTATTCGGCTGAAGGAGAAGAGATACACCCCCCAGGCTGTCTAGCCTTTGTTTGCGGAAAAGTCGGCAAGATTGGTTTTCCATTCGCCAATGACACAAGCCCAGATTGCGGTTTTCTCCTCTTACATGATTGCGGAGATCCACATCAAATGAAAACCCCGAAGATCAAACTGGAGAGGAATGGAACACTGTACGATGTTGAAAGCATCTCTCAGGCTAATACCATACAAATCAAGGACCCACAATTGCAGTCTGCGTTGCGTTGCGAATCCCTAAACAATTTTACTCTTCCAAGCTTTCCATTCATCTCTTTTCAACGAATCAAGGCCAACAAGATCCTGACCCTGTTCAAATGCAACCGCTCTCTCAATATTACTCCCCCTACAGGTTCTAATAGAACAAATTGCAGTAACTATGACATCTATTATAGTCCTCCACATTATAATTTAACGCTCACTCCACCTAATTGTCCAATTATTGAGCTCCCATTGAACTTGCAAAGTAAAAGTGATGACCTGTTTGAATTGTTATCTGTTGAGATTTTTATTGAAGTGCGTGTTACTGAAGATTGTCACGAGTGTTATATTAAAGGTGGTCAATGTAAGACTGACAACGAAGGAAAATATTGTTGTACCAAAG GGAAAATCAACAGGGTATTAGTGATTGGACTTG CTACTGGATGCTCGGCCCTCTTAATTTTCTTGGTCGTTGGCGTTGCTATCTGGGTTGTTTACAAGAAAAAACATGCTTCGCAGAAATTGCTGTCAAGGACTACTTATTCCGATAGATCCTCAAGATCAGACCTGGAAGGGGGGAGCGTCTACTTTGGAATCCCTGTTTTCTCCTACACTGAACTTGAAGAAGCTACAAACAATTTTGATATTGAGAAAGAGCTAGGAGATGGAGGATTTGGAACCGTCTATTATG GCAAACTCCATGACGGGCGGGAAGTAGCAGTCAAGCGCCTATATGAACACAACTACAGACGAGTAGAACAGTTCCTGAATGAAGTTAAAATCCTTACGCGCTTGCACCACAAAAATCTTGTCTCCCTTTATGGGTGTACTTCACGCCATAGCCGTGAACTACTTCTTGTGTATGAGTTCGTGCCTAATGGTACTGTTGCTGATCATATTCATGGCAATCGAGCAACACCAGGTTCACTCAAATGGGCAACTCGTTTGAGCATTGCCATAGAAACTGCCAGTGCTTTGGCTTATCTCCACGCTTCTGACATCATACATCGTGACGTAAAGACTAATAACATTCTCCTTGATGACAACTTTTGCGTCAAAGTTGCAGATTTTGGGCTTTCTCGGCTGTTCCCCAATGATGTCACCCATGTCTCTACTGCTCCTCAAGGGACACCGGGCTATGTTGACCCAGAATACCACCAATGCTACCAGCTTACTAGTAAGAGTGATGTTTACAGCTTTGGAGTTGTCCTCATCGAGCTCATATCATCTCTGCCAGCTGTTGATATGGCTAGGCATAGGCATGAAATTAATTTGGCTAACTTAGCCATAAACAAGGTTGAAAAGTGTGCATTTCATGAGTTGATTGATCCACATCTTGGATTTGAGTCAGATAATGAAGTTAAAAGGATGACCATATCGGTGGCAGAGTTGGCCTTTCAATGTATACAAGAGGACAAGGAAATGAGGCCTTCCATGGATGAGGTTTTGGAggctttgaaaaaaattaaaagtggtAACAATGATTCAGAGGAAAAGGCATATGATGATGCTGGGATCTTGAATATGCAGCAAACAGCTTCACCGGATTGTGATGAGGTTGGATTGTTGAAGACCAAGCAACTGCCGCCACCTTCACCAAAAGATGTGACTGATAATTGGACTAGTAGGTCTACCACACCTAATGCGAGTGGTTAA
- the LOC142607665 gene encoding LEAF RUST 10 DISEASE-RESISTANCE LOCUS RECEPTOR-LIKE PROTEIN KINASE-like 1.1 isoform X1, with translation MASVFLCVFFFISHLVLLYSAEGEEIHPPGCLAFVCGKVGKIGFPFANDTSPDCGFLLLHDCGDPHQMKTPKIKLERNGTLYDVESISQANTIQIKDPQLQSALRCESLNNFTLPSFPFISFQRIKANKILTLFKCNRSLNITPPTGSNRTNCSNYDIYYSPPHYNLTLTPPNCPIIELPLNLQSKSDDLFELLSVEIFIEVRVTEDCHECYIKGGQCKTDNEGKYCCTKGTKGKINRVLVIGLATGCSALLIFLVVGVAIWVVYKKKHASQKLLSRTTYSDRSSRSDLEGGSVYFGIPVFSYTELEEATNNFDIEKELGDGGFGTVYYGKLHDGREVAVKRLYEHNYRRVEQFLNEVKILTRLHHKNLVSLYGCTSRHSRELLLVYEFVPNGTVADHIHGNRATPGSLKWATRLSIAIETASALAYLHASDIIHRDVKTNNILLDDNFCVKVADFGLSRLFPNDVTHVSTAPQGTPGYVDPEYHQCYQLTSKSDVYSFGVVLIELISSLPAVDMARHRHEINLANLAINKVEKCAFHELIDPHLGFESDNEVKRMTISVAELAFQCIQEDKEMRPSMDEVLEALKKIKSGNNDSEEKAYDDAGILNMQQTASPDCDEVGLLKTKQLPPPSPKDVTDNWTSRSTTPNASG, from the exons ATGGCTTCTGTCTTTctgtgtgttttcttttttatctcgCACCTTGTGTTGCTTTATTCGGCTGAAGGAGAAGAGATACACCCCCCAGGCTGTCTAGCCTTTGTTTGCGGAAAAGTCGGCAAGATTGGTTTTCCATTCGCCAATGACACAAGCCCAGATTGCGGTTTTCTCCTCTTACATGATTGCGGAGATCCACATCAAATGAAAACCCCGAAGATCAAACTGGAGAGGAATGGAACACTGTACGATGTTGAAAGCATCTCTCAGGCTAATACCATACAAATCAAGGACCCACAATTGCAGTCTGCGTTGCGTTGCGAATCCCTAAACAATTTTACTCTTCCAAGCTTTCCATTCATCTCTTTTCAACGAATCAAGGCCAACAAGATCCTGACCCTGTTCAAATGCAACCGCTCTCTCAATATTACTCCCCCTACAGGTTCTAATAGAACAAATTGCAGTAACTATGACATCTATTATAGTCCTCCACATTATAATTTAACGCTCACTCCACCTAATTGTCCAATTATTGAGCTCCCATTGAACTTGCAAAGTAAAAGTGATGACCTGTTTGAATTGTTATCTGTTGAGATTTTTATTGAAGTGCGTGTTACTGAAGATTGTCACGAGTGTTATATTAAAGGTGGTCAATGTAAGACTGACAACGAAGGAAAATATTGTTGTACCAAAGGTACGAAAG GGAAAATCAACAGGGTATTAGTGATTGGACTTG CTACTGGATGCTCGGCCCTCTTAATTTTCTTGGTCGTTGGCGTTGCTATCTGGGTTGTTTACAAGAAAAAACATGCTTCGCAGAAATTGCTGTCAAGGACTACTTATTCCGATAGATCCTCAAGATCAGACCTGGAAGGGGGGAGCGTCTACTTTGGAATCCCTGTTTTCTCCTACACTGAACTTGAAGAAGCTACAAACAATTTTGATATTGAGAAAGAGCTAGGAGATGGAGGATTTGGAACCGTCTATTATG GCAAACTCCATGACGGGCGGGAAGTAGCAGTCAAGCGCCTATATGAACACAACTACAGACGAGTAGAACAGTTCCTGAATGAAGTTAAAATCCTTACGCGCTTGCACCACAAAAATCTTGTCTCCCTTTATGGGTGTACTTCACGCCATAGCCGTGAACTACTTCTTGTGTATGAGTTCGTGCCTAATGGTACTGTTGCTGATCATATTCATGGCAATCGAGCAACACCAGGTTCACTCAAATGGGCAACTCGTTTGAGCATTGCCATAGAAACTGCCAGTGCTTTGGCTTATCTCCACGCTTCTGACATCATACATCGTGACGTAAAGACTAATAACATTCTCCTTGATGACAACTTTTGCGTCAAAGTTGCAGATTTTGGGCTTTCTCGGCTGTTCCCCAATGATGTCACCCATGTCTCTACTGCTCCTCAAGGGACACCGGGCTATGTTGACCCAGAATACCACCAATGCTACCAGCTTACTAGTAAGAGTGATGTTTACAGCTTTGGAGTTGTCCTCATCGAGCTCATATCATCTCTGCCAGCTGTTGATATGGCTAGGCATAGGCATGAAATTAATTTGGCTAACTTAGCCATAAACAAGGTTGAAAAGTGTGCATTTCATGAGTTGATTGATCCACATCTTGGATTTGAGTCAGATAATGAAGTTAAAAGGATGACCATATCGGTGGCAGAGTTGGCCTTTCAATGTATACAAGAGGACAAGGAAATGAGGCCTTCCATGGATGAGGTTTTGGAggctttgaaaaaaattaaaagtggtAACAATGATTCAGAGGAAAAGGCATATGATGATGCTGGGATCTTGAATATGCAGCAAACAGCTTCACCGGATTGTGATGAGGTTGGATTGTTGAAGACCAAGCAACTGCCGCCACCTTCACCAAAAGATGTGACTGATAATTGGACTAGTAGGTCTACCACACCTAATGCGAGTGGTTAA
- the LOC142607666 gene encoding LEAF RUST 10 DISEASE-RESISTANCE LOCUS RECEPTOR-LIKE PROTEIN KINASE-like 1.2 has protein sequence MSHTNLLPTLLSPISPLIILCILFFSLVPKKSLGAVNPYFQICSVPKTCGDGQAIRFPFYIQDKQNSSCGYPGFNLSCDNNGHPTIVISNNNYTIHQIFYQTETLRVSDSAFSNSNSNCIPSINNISLPGVRFDLAPNQTNLCLFYNCNSSAHESWPPSEFYPSCYGENDTVLALSRQDPKLISNVSMECKSSVLAPVAAYGGAISIGESLRNGFVLKWKATNCSICEDSGGYCGFDNTMYHFQCFCPDRPHVWNCTNTTTPLGYLPGQFFSLEISFFFFW, from the coding sequence TTTTCCCTTGTACCAAAAAAATCCCTAGGTGCAGTGAACCCATACTTCCAAATTTGCAGTGTGCCTAAAACCTGTGGTGATGGGCAAGCCATAAGATTCCCATTCTACATCCAAGACAAGCAAAACTCCTCTTGTGGCTACCCTGGATTCAACCTCTCTTGCGACAATAATGGTCATCCAACTATCGTCATATCCAATAACAATTACACCATCCATCAAATTTTCTACCAAACCGAGACGCTTAGAGTCTCAGACTCTGCCTTCTCAAATTCAAACTCCAATTGCATACCTTCTATAAACAACATATCCCTTCCGGGTGTCCGGTTTGATCTAGCACCAAACCAGACCAATCTATGTTTGTTTTATAATTGTAACTCTTCGGCGCATGAGAGTTGGCCGCCTTCAGAGTTTTATCCTAGTTGTTATGGCGAAAACGACACCGTTCTGGCCCTGTCTAGACAGGACCCGAAGCTGATCAGCAACGTATCAATGGAGTGCAAGTCTTCGGTTCTAGCGCCGGTTGCAGCTTATGGAGGTGCGATTAGTATTGGAGAGTCATTGAGAAATGGGTTTGTGCTAAAATGGAAAGCCACCAACTGTAGCATTTGCGAGGATAGTGGAGGTTACTGTGGGTTCGATAATACTATGTATCATTTCCAGTGCTTCTGCCCAGATAGGCCTCATGTTTGGAACTGCACTAATACTACTACTCCTCTTGGGTATCTTCCTGGTCAGTTTTTCTCTCtcgaaatttcttttttttttttttggtaa